The following are encoded together in the Pseudomonas sp. IB20 genome:
- a CDS encoding terminase ATPase subunit family protein, translating into MTTTELLPIDPRRQSKFLYWMGWRICEIAEATGEKEKTLHSWKARDEWDRADNVERIGGALEARLVQLILKEGKSGGDFKEIDLLHRQLERQARIQRFQGGGTETELNPNLAKRNEGPKKKTPKNDISEEQIELLREAFIDGCFDYQKDWYRAGNQRTRVILKSRQIGATYYFAREAFLDALETGRNQIFLSASKNQAYLFRGYIQAFAREVIGVELTGDPIVLPNGAELFFLGTNARTAQGYHGNFYFDEFFWTFKFEELNKVASGMAMHKKWRKTYFSTPSSMAHEAYTFWTGERFNKGKPAAQHTKVDVSHGALQQGRFCEDRLWRQIVTILDAEHGGCDLFDIEELRREYSPEAFANLLMCEFVDDGASIFPLALLQSCMVDSWVEWAEDYKPFAMRPFGDRQVWIGYDPAETGDCSGLVVVAPPLVPGGKFRVLERHQFRGMDFAAQAAFIKSVCDRYWVTYIGIDVTGLGSGVAQLVRQFFPAVTTFSYSPEVKTRLVLKAYDVIHNGRLEFDAGWTDMAQSLMAIRKTVTAGGRQYTYTAGRNDNTGHADLAWALFHALHNEPLEGQTASNTGRMEIF; encoded by the coding sequence ATGACTACGACTGAACTGCTCCCTATCGATCCCCGGCGCCAATCCAAGTTTCTGTATTGGATGGGCTGGCGTATCTGCGAGATTGCCGAGGCTACGGGCGAGAAGGAAAAAACGCTACACAGCTGGAAGGCCCGCGACGAATGGGACCGGGCTGATAACGTCGAGCGTATCGGCGGGGCGCTGGAAGCGCGGCTGGTGCAGCTGATTCTCAAAGAGGGTAAGAGCGGCGGTGACTTTAAGGAAATTGACCTGCTGCACCGTCAGCTGGAACGCCAGGCCAGAATCCAGCGCTTTCAGGGTGGCGGTACCGAAACCGAACTCAACCCGAACCTGGCTAAGCGAAACGAAGGCCCGAAGAAAAAGACCCCGAAAAACGACATTAGCGAAGAGCAGATCGAGCTGCTGCGCGAAGCGTTTATCGACGGCTGTTTCGACTATCAGAAAGACTGGTACCGGGCCGGCAACCAGCGCACCCGCGTCATCCTCAAAAGTCGGCAGATCGGCGCGACTTACTACTTCGCTCGCGAGGCGTTTCTTGATGCGCTGGAAACCGGGCGCAATCAGATCTTCCTGTCTGCGTCGAAAAACCAAGCCTATCTGTTTCGCGGGTACATCCAGGCATTTGCCCGCGAGGTCATCGGTGTCGAGCTGACGGGCGATCCCATCGTATTACCCAACGGCGCCGAGCTGTTTTTTCTCGGAACCAATGCGCGTACCGCCCAGGGCTACCATGGCAATTTCTACTTCGACGAATTCTTCTGGACGTTCAAGTTTGAGGAGCTGAACAAGGTTGCCTCGGGCATGGCGATGCACAAGAAGTGGCGCAAAACCTACTTCTCGACGCCGTCCAGCATGGCCCATGAGGCCTATACCTTCTGGACTGGCGAGCGCTTCAACAAGGGCAAGCCAGCGGCTCAACACACCAAGGTCGACGTTTCCCACGGGGCGCTCCAGCAGGGGCGGTTCTGCGAGGACCGCTTGTGGCGGCAGATCGTCACCATCCTAGACGCTGAACACGGCGGCTGTGACCTGTTCGACATTGAGGAGCTGCGCCGGGAGTACAGCCCCGAGGCGTTCGCCAACCTGCTGATGTGCGAATTTGTGGACGATGGGGCGAGCATTTTCCCCCTGGCGTTGTTGCAGAGCTGCATGGTCGACAGCTGGGTTGAGTGGGCTGAGGACTACAAGCCGTTCGCCATGCGTCCGTTCGGCGACCGCCAGGTCTGGATCGGCTACGACCCCGCCGAAACCGGCGATTGTTCCGGCCTGGTGGTGGTCGCGCCTCCCCTGGTACCGGGTGGCAAGTTCCGCGTGCTGGAGCGGCATCAGTTCCGGGGCATGGACTTTGCGGCCCAGGCGGCATTTATCAAAAGCGTTTGCGACCGCTACTGGGTGACCTACATCGGGATAGATGTCACCGGGTTGGGTAGCGGCGTGGCGCAGCTGGTGCGCCAGTTCTTCCCGGCGGTGACCACCTTCAGCTATTCGCCCGAAGTCAAAACGCGTCTGGTGCTCAAGGCCTATGACGTGATCCACAACGGCCGGCTGGAGTTCGACGCCGGATGGACCGACATGGCGCAGTCGCTGATGGCGATCCGTAAGACCGTCACCGCAGGCGGGCGCCAGTACACCTACACCGCAGGGCGCAACGACAACACCGGCCATGCCGACCTGGCCTGGGCGCTCTTTCACGCATTGCACAACGAGCCGCTTGAGGGGCAGACCGCCTCCAACACTGGGCGGATGGAGATTTTTTGA
- a CDS encoding GPO family capsid scaffolding protein has product MKKFRSNWFRVAVEGATSDKRTIKRSWLEQAARNFNPATYGARIWLEHFRSLLPDSPFKAYGDVLAVKTEEVEVNGQKKLALFAQVEPTPDLIAMNKARQKIYTSIEIDDSFSDTGEAYIVGLAVTDSPASLGTDVLAFSAQKPDSSPFKDRHYSATSMFTEAVETELTFEEFEEKPGIGTQLLSTVKALLTGKQAKDDSEFSQIGEAVQTLAEHVKDLPEQLAAEKKFSGELKTKVDQLSKDLGDLKTKLSSTQDHSQKERPQVSGGDNQVVTDC; this is encoded by the coding sequence ATGAAGAAATTTCGCAGTAATTGGTTCCGTGTCGCCGTCGAGGGCGCTACCTCGGACAAACGCACCATCAAACGCAGCTGGCTGGAACAGGCTGCCAGGAACTTCAATCCAGCGACCTATGGCGCCCGCATCTGGCTGGAACACTTCCGCAGCCTGCTGCCCGATAGCCCTTTCAAAGCATACGGCGACGTGCTGGCGGTCAAGACCGAAGAAGTAGAAGTCAACGGCCAGAAAAAACTGGCCCTGTTCGCCCAGGTTGAGCCAACCCCCGACCTGATCGCCATGAACAAGGCCAGGCAGAAGATCTACACCTCGATTGAGATCGACGACAGCTTCTCCGATACCGGGGAAGCCTACATCGTAGGTCTGGCGGTAACTGACTCACCCGCCAGCCTGGGAACCGATGTGCTGGCCTTCTCCGCGCAAAAGCCAGATTCCAGCCCGTTCAAGGATCGCCACTACTCCGCGACCTCCATGTTCACCGAGGCGGTCGAGACCGAACTGACCTTCGAAGAGTTCGAAGAAAAACCAGGCATCGGCACCCAACTGCTCAGCACCGTCAAGGCGTTGCTCACCGGCAAACAAGCCAAAGACGACTCCGAATTCAGCCAGATCGGCGAAGCCGTGCAAACCCTGGCCGAACACGTCAAGGATCTGCCGGAGCAATTGGCCGCCGAGAAGAAGTTCTCCGGGGAGCTGAAAACCAAGGTTGATCAGCTCAGCAAAGACTTGGGCGACCTGAAAACCAAGCTCTCCAGCACCCAAGACCACAGCCAAAAGGAACGCCCCCAGGTATCCGGCGGCGATAACCAGGTCGTGACCGACTGCTGA
- a CDS encoding phage major capsid protein, P2 family, translating into MRNDTRTVFNAYLGQLAKLHGVPDVTTKFATAPSVTQTLETRMQESSQFLSAINIYGVAEQMGEKIGMGIGGPNAGTTDTNTKDRETSDISTLDDRGYFCSQTNFDTHLRYSKLDAWAKFPDFQARIRDAILKRQALDRILIGWNGASRAATSNPATNPLRQDVNIGWLQKMRAENAARVMKEVVEGSGKITIGAGKDFANLDALVFSMVQEFIAPWYQEDPDLVVICGRQLLADKYFPIINKDHAPTEMLAADIVTSQKRIGNLPAVRVPYFPPRGLLVTKLENLSIYWQEGSRRRTVVDNAKRDRIENYESVNDAYVIEDLECASLAENIELA; encoded by the coding sequence ATGCGCAACGATACCCGTACCGTCTTCAACGCCTATCTGGGCCAACTGGCCAAGCTCCACGGCGTACCTGATGTCACCACCAAATTTGCCACTGCTCCCAGCGTCACCCAGACCCTGGAAACTCGAATGCAAGAATCCAGTCAGTTCTTGAGCGCCATCAACATCTACGGCGTCGCCGAGCAGATGGGCGAAAAGATCGGCATGGGCATTGGCGGGCCGAACGCAGGCACCACTGACACCAACACCAAAGATCGCGAAACCAGCGACATCAGTACGCTCGATGACCGTGGTTACTTCTGCTCGCAGACCAACTTTGACACCCACCTGCGCTACAGCAAGCTCGATGCCTGGGCCAAGTTCCCTGACTTCCAGGCCCGTATTCGTGACGCCATCCTGAAACGCCAGGCGCTGGACCGCATTCTGATCGGCTGGAACGGCGCCAGTCGCGCCGCGACCTCCAACCCCGCCACCAATCCGCTGCGCCAGGACGTCAACATTGGTTGGCTGCAAAAAATGCGCGCCGAAAACGCTGCCCGCGTCATGAAAGAGGTGGTCGAAGGCTCCGGCAAAATCACCATCGGCGCCGGCAAGGACTTCGCGAACCTTGACGCCTTGGTATTCAGCATGGTCCAGGAGTTTATTGCCCCGTGGTACCAGGAAGATCCCGACCTGGTGGTGATCTGCGGTCGCCAACTGCTGGCCGACAAGTACTTCCCAATCATCAACAAAGACCATGCCCCGACCGAAATGCTGGCCGCTGACATCGTCACCAGCCAGAAACGCATCGGCAACCTGCCGGCAGTCCGCGTGCCTTACTTCCCACCACGCGGGTTGTTGGTCACCAAGCTGGAAAACCTCTCGATCTACTGGCAGGAAGGCAGCCGTCGCCGCACCGTCGTCGACAATGCCAAACGCGACCGCATCGAAAACTACGAGTCGGTGAATGACGCCTACGTCATTGAAGACCTGGAATGTGCCTCGCTCGCTGAAAACATCGAACTGGCATAA
- a CDS encoding phage terminase small subunit, translating to MTNPCRRHFQRVTAALEAAAVEPTQTMAGATAYEHQLNQLLQDRLRLKQVQSNQGKAELKRQLLPDYIPYVQGVLEAGQGAQDEVMTTVMVWRFDAGDFTGGLDIATYVLKHKMVMPDRFARTLGCLVAEEVATAAFKAQKVNEPFDLAILHRTAELTESEDMPDQARAKLFLALGRATLEGITEEKPGQPGQVQAGVDLLKQAIALHDACGGKKDLERADRLLNKLAATSS from the coding sequence ATGACCAATCCTTGCCGTCGTCACTTTCAACGTGTCACTGCCGCCCTGGAGGCGGCAGCCGTTGAGCCGACTCAAACCATGGCCGGCGCCACGGCTTACGAGCACCAGCTCAACCAATTGCTACAGGATCGCCTGCGCCTGAAACAGGTGCAGTCAAACCAGGGCAAAGCCGAACTCAAGCGCCAGTTGCTGCCCGACTACATCCCTTACGTTCAGGGAGTGCTGGAGGCCGGTCAGGGCGCGCAAGACGAGGTGATGACCACGGTCATGGTATGGCGCTTCGATGCCGGCGACTTTACGGGCGGCCTTGATATCGCAACCTACGTGCTGAAACACAAGATGGTCATGCCTGACCGTTTCGCTCGCACACTGGGGTGCCTGGTAGCCGAAGAAGTCGCCACGGCGGCGTTTAAGGCTCAGAAGGTCAATGAGCCGTTCGACTTGGCAATCCTGCACCGCACGGCCGAGCTGACCGAATCCGAAGACATGCCCGACCAGGCCCGCGCCAAGCTGTTCCTGGCTCTTGGTCGCGCCACGCTGGAGGGCATCACCGAAGAAAAACCCGGCCAACCTGGTCAGGTTCAGGCTGGTGTCGACCTGCTAAAACAAGCCATCGCCCTGCACGATGCATGCGGCGGCAAGAAAGATCTGGAGCGGGCAGACCGCCTGCTAAACAAACTCGCTGCCACTAGCAGCTAA
- a CDS encoding head completion/stabilization protein yields MSAFVASGPVTGGHINTDPFWPSIDLEQLRATLRIDNSVTPARLETAVIAAAINLNRELGEWRATQQAAGYATLDDVPGDRIKDVSVKAHLYRRAIEAGTGAEVCERYRDYSATNTGNSKAEEVTPTIDDYRRDLRWAVRDFLGLSRTTVELI; encoded by the coding sequence TTGAGTGCCTTCGTAGCCAGTGGCCCAGTTACCGGCGGTCACATCAACACCGACCCGTTCTGGCCCTCAATTGATCTTGAGCAGCTGCGTGCCACTCTGCGCATCGACAATAGTGTCACGCCAGCGCGTCTTGAAACTGCCGTGATCGCCGCAGCCATCAACCTCAACCGCGAACTGGGCGAATGGCGTGCAACTCAACAGGCTGCTGGCTACGCCACGCTGGACGACGTTCCAGGTGACCGCATCAAGGATGTGTCAGTAAAAGCACACCTCTACCGCCGCGCTATCGAAGCCGGTACCGGCGCCGAAGTCTGCGAGCGCTACCGCGACTACAGCGCGACCAACACTGGCAACAGCAAAGCTGAGGAAGTCACACCGACCATCGACGACTACCGCCGCGATCTGCGCTGGGCAGTCCGTGACTTCCTCGGGTTGAGCCGCACCACCGTGGAGCTGATCTAA
- a CDS encoding tail protein X: MPTSIRTNQNETVDALCWRFYGRTAGVTETVLEANPGLADHGPILPQGLVVNMPEAQTSAPQRQMVQLWN, from the coding sequence ATGCCCACATCCATTCGCACCAATCAAAATGAAACCGTAGACGCCCTCTGCTGGCGGTTCTACGGACGCACCGCGGGCGTCACCGAGACAGTGCTTGAGGCCAACCCCGGCCTGGCCGACCACGGCCCAATCCTGCCGCAAGGCCTTGTCGTCAATATGCCCGAAGCCCAAACCAGCGCGCCTCAGCGGCAGATGGTGCAGCTATGGAACTGA
- a CDS encoding putative holin has protein sequence MADPTSSVVTGLLIGLGLSTVTPVIDDGALFGAILGAWLVTSTKRDLKVWQRLGSLFLSAGVGYLFAPMVCALVVIPISIKLMVWVEKADIWDIWRRIRGGT, from the coding sequence ATGGCTGATCCGACTTCCAGCGTTGTGACTGGTCTGCTCATTGGTTTGGGCCTGTCCACCGTGACGCCCGTCATCGACGACGGGGCGCTATTCGGCGCCATCCTCGGCGCCTGGCTTGTTACCAGTACCAAGCGTGATCTCAAAGTCTGGCAACGGCTGGGCTCACTGTTCCTGTCGGCCGGCGTGGGCTATTTGTTCGCGCCCATGGTCTGTGCCTTGGTGGTCATCCCGATCAGCATCAAACTGATGGTTTGGGTGGAAAAGGCGGACATCTGGGACATCTGGCGTCGCATCAGAGGGGGCACCTGA
- a CDS encoding phage holin family protein — MQNIELAVQLIAAIAYLLSALRLACYTRGDARYRRSISLLASLFGATLCICGLEILLERQPTSLGQTAAIVLLCILIFRSGGNVAALLRPSA, encoded by the coding sequence ATGCAGAACATCGAACTGGCCGTGCAGTTGATCGCGGCAATCGCCTACCTGCTGAGTGCCCTGCGCCTGGCCTGCTACACCCGAGGTGATGCGCGGTACCGGCGCAGTATCTCGCTGCTGGCAAGCCTGTTTGGCGCCACGTTGTGCATCTGCGGTTTGGAGATCCTGTTGGAGCGTCAGCCCACCAGCCTCGGGCAGACAGCTGCCATCGTGCTGCTCTGCATCCTTATTTTCCGTTCAGGCGGCAACGTCGCCGCCCTGTTGAGGCCCAGCGCATGA
- a CDS encoding N-acetylmuramidase domain-containing protein, which produces MTTTLRHGDRSQAVLMLQKNLVKNGANLIPDGHYGDATESAVRAYQVKVGLVADGVAGTKTQTSLAGGDCAQLLRNHDLVVAAERLGVPLASIYTVNEVESKGKGFLDNGKPVILFERHIMYRQLATARNAGDDPAELKRHADQLATANPALVNPKPGGYIGGTAEHQRLAMARLIDDTAALESASWGAFQIMGFHWKRLGYASVQEFVAAMSAGESQQLDAFTRFIETDPVLHKALKARKWAEFAKLYNGPDYLRNLYDTKLQRAYERHAGCECGQGVAA; this is translated from the coding sequence ATGACCACCACCCTACGCCACGGCGACCGCTCGCAAGCGGTGCTGATGCTGCAAAAGAACCTCGTAAAGAACGGCGCCAACCTGATACCGGATGGGCACTACGGCGATGCCACTGAATCCGCCGTGCGCGCATACCAGGTAAAAGTCGGCCTAGTCGCCGATGGAGTCGCCGGCACCAAAACCCAGACCAGCCTTGCCGGCGGCGACTGCGCCCAGCTGCTGCGCAACCACGACCTGGTGGTCGCTGCAGAACGTCTCGGCGTACCGCTGGCGAGCATCTACACGGTCAATGAGGTGGAATCCAAGGGCAAGGGCTTCCTCGACAACGGCAAGCCAGTGATCCTGTTCGAAAGGCACATCATGTACCGCCAGCTCGCCACCGCTCGAAACGCAGGCGATGACCCGGCAGAACTCAAACGTCACGCCGATCAACTCGCCACCGCCAATCCTGCCCTGGTCAACCCAAAGCCGGGTGGATACATCGGCGGTACGGCCGAACACCAGCGGCTGGCCATGGCCCGCCTGATCGATGACACCGCCGCCTTGGAGTCGGCTTCCTGGGGTGCCTTCCAGATCATGGGGTTCCATTGGAAGCGACTCGGCTATGCCAGCGTGCAGGAATTTGTGGCGGCGATGAGTGCCGGCGAATCGCAGCAGCTCGACGCCTTTACCCGCTTCATCGAAACCGACCCGGTGCTACACAAGGCCCTCAAAGCCCGCAAATGGGCCGAGTTCGCCAAGCTCTACAACGGGCCGGATTACCTGCGCAATCTCTACGACACCAAGCTCCAGCGCGCCTACGAGCGGCACGCCGGCTGCGAGTGCGGGCAAGGGGTGGCGGCATGA
- the lysB gene encoding Rz-like lysis system protein LysB (The gene for this Rz-like phage lysis system protein may overlap extensively with the gene for the other spanin subunit, the Rz1-like protein in the outer membrane.), translating to MSTLRQALYGFALLGALVLLIWGQQQRIDVAEGQAEREKDTANTARKDADRNLVTVNTLTDTLKQERNAQSLLRSQQDQLRLGLAKRERTIEELKLENDDLQKWADQPLPDAARRLRERPALTGAAAYRDWLSGRGAVRPPRDQPAQ from the coding sequence GTGAGCACCCTGCGCCAGGCCCTATACGGCTTCGCTCTGCTGGGTGCCCTGGTGCTGCTGATATGGGGTCAGCAACAGCGCATCGACGTTGCCGAAGGCCAAGCCGAACGTGAAAAGGATACGGCCAACACGGCCCGCAAGGACGCCGACCGCAACCTGGTGACCGTCAACACACTCACCGACACCCTGAAACAAGAACGTAATGCACAGAGCCTCCTACGCAGCCAGCAAGACCAACTGCGCCTGGGTCTGGCGAAGCGCGAGAGAACCATAGAGGAACTGAAACTTGAAAATGACGACCTTCAGAAATGGGCTGATCAGCCTTTGCCTGACGCTGCTCGCCGGCTGCGCGAGCGCCCCGCCCTCACCGGCGCCGCAGCTTACCGTGACTGGCTGTCCGGCCGTGGTGCCGTGCGTCCTCCCCGCGACCAGCCCGCGCAGTAA
- a CDS encoding phage tail protein — protein MNKPESLRAHLLATVADFKHDPDRLLIFIDNGKVRCTAAHTLSFEYSFDLQIILTEFAGHPDSVILPILGWLSVNQSELLENLDKVKDGIQFEADILDNSKVDLSITLPLTEKVVVGKDDQGNTTVKHPNEPQYVAGYLDPNWRPGAQGNTSEWRVPDGE, from the coding sequence ATGAACAAACCCGAAAGCCTGCGTGCTCACCTGCTGGCCACCGTCGCCGACTTCAAGCACGACCCCGACCGTCTGTTGATATTCATCGACAACGGCAAGGTCCGTTGCACGGCCGCACATACCCTGTCGTTTGAATACAGCTTTGATCTGCAGATCATCCTCACCGAGTTCGCCGGTCACCCCGACAGCGTGATTCTGCCCATCCTGGGCTGGCTCAGCGTCAATCAGTCTGAGCTGCTGGAAAACCTAGACAAGGTCAAAGACGGCATTCAGTTCGAAGCCGACATCCTCGACAATAGCAAAGTGGACCTCAGCATCACCCTGCCACTGACAGAGAAGGTTGTGGTCGGCAAGGATGACCAGGGCAACACCACCGTGAAGCACCCGAACGAACCACAGTACGTAGCGGGCTACCTCGATCCGAACTGGAGGCCTGGGGCACAGGGCAACACCAGTGAGTGGAGAGTGCCGGATGGCGAATAA
- a CDS encoding phage baseplate assembly protein V: MNDFAALSRMLENLIRFGVIAAVQMKPPRVKVKTGELTTAWLPWLALRAGSDREWDPPTLDEQVMLFSPSGQLANGIVVTGVFSEHIPANGDRAGLHRRTYADGAVIEYDSVAHHLNATLPSSGTTSLVSKGGINIIGPINHLGDYNQTGNQNVVGRVDVSEDVVAAGVSLVNHLTSGVKQGTDQSGRPIPT; the protein is encoded by the coding sequence ATGAACGACTTCGCCGCCCTCTCTCGCATGCTTGAAAACCTCATCCGCTTCGGCGTCATCGCCGCCGTGCAGATGAAGCCCCCGCGCGTGAAAGTAAAAACCGGAGAGCTGACCACCGCCTGGCTGCCATGGCTTGCCCTGCGCGCCGGTTCTGATCGTGAGTGGGACCCGCCAACACTCGACGAACAGGTGATGCTGTTCAGTCCCTCCGGCCAGCTCGCCAACGGTATCGTCGTAACCGGCGTATTCAGCGAACACATCCCGGCTAACGGCGACCGCGCCGGTCTGCATCGCCGCACCTACGCCGATGGCGCCGTGATCGAGTACGACAGCGTCGCTCATCACCTCAACGCAACACTACCCAGCAGCGGAACCACCAGCCTGGTGAGCAAGGGCGGAATCAACATCATCGGCCCCATCAATCACCTGGGTGACTACAACCAGACCGGCAATCAGAACGTAGTCGGCCGGGTAGACGTTTCGGAAGACGTGGTCGCGGCGGGCGTCAGCCTGGTCAATCACCTGACCTCTGGCGTCAAACAGGGCACCGACCAGTCCGGGAGGCCTATACCAACATGA
- a CDS encoding GPW/gp25 family protein — protein sequence MNRETGGAIGTLDHIAQSIPDVLTTRIGTRVMRREYGSLLPELIDHPFNDVTRLRAYSATVMALMRWETRISLSRVQFRGASLQGKSELDLEGSVVDSNEAFSMSIPLQLGGSV from the coding sequence ATGAACCGAGAAACCGGCGGCGCCATCGGCACTCTGGACCATATCGCCCAGTCCATTCCCGACGTCCTCACCACCCGTATTGGCACCCGCGTAATGCGCCGCGAATACGGCAGCCTACTGCCCGAGCTGATTGACCATCCTTTCAACGACGTCACCCGCCTACGGGCATACTCGGCCACGGTCATGGCATTGATGCGCTGGGAGACTCGTATCAGCCTCAGCCGTGTTCAGTTTCGCGGTGCCAGCCTTCAAGGCAAGTCGGAGCTGGATCTGGAGGGCAGCGTAGTGGACAGCAATGAAGCGTTCAGCATGAGCATTCCGCTGCAACTGGGAGGCAGTGTATGA
- a CDS encoding baseplate J/gp47 family protein, whose protein sequence is MNSFAAIDLSQLPPPQIVEQIDFELILAERKAYMISLWPVEEQPMIAARLDMESEPLAKLLQENAYRETVWRQRVNEASLANLLATARDADLEQLAANFNVKRLVIQEGKASAVPPVPRLMEADDSLRERAQMAWEGLSTAGPRNSYIFHARGADGRVADATAESPSPAVAVITVQSLLGDGTASADLLAAVSAYVSDDDRRPVADRLTVQGAEIVRYQVKAKLYLLSSGPESEPILAAAETRLQAYVSQRRRLGMEVSESAIHAALHVEGVRKVELEDWVDIVATKAQAPYCTGTTVTRGIE, encoded by the coding sequence ATGAACAGCTTCGCAGCCATCGACCTCAGCCAACTGCCACCGCCGCAGATCGTCGAGCAGATCGACTTCGAGCTGATCCTGGCCGAGCGTAAGGCCTACATGATCAGCCTGTGGCCGGTTGAGGAACAGCCTATGATCGCCGCGCGCCTCGACATGGAGTCGGAGCCGCTGGCGAAGCTGCTGCAAGAGAACGCCTACCGCGAAACCGTGTGGCGGCAGCGTGTCAATGAAGCCTCCCTGGCCAACCTGCTCGCCACCGCCCGTGATGCTGATCTAGAACAGCTGGCTGCCAACTTCAACGTCAAGCGGCTGGTCATCCAGGAAGGCAAGGCATCGGCGGTGCCGCCCGTGCCCAGGCTCATGGAGGCCGACGACAGCCTACGCGAGCGGGCGCAAATGGCATGGGAAGGCCTGAGCACCGCCGGCCCGCGCAACAGCTACATTTTCCACGCGCGTGGGGCAGATGGCCGGGTTGCTGACGCCACCGCAGAAAGCCCCTCGCCTGCCGTTGCCGTCATCACCGTGCAATCGTTGCTCGGCGATGGCACGGCGTCTGCGGATCTGCTTGCCGCCGTCAGCGCCTATGTCAGCGACGATGACCGCCGCCCGGTGGCCGACCGCTTGACCGTCCAGGGCGCTGAAATCGTCCGTTACCAGGTCAAAGCAAAACTTTACCTCCTGTCCAGCGGGCCTGAGTCGGAACCGATTCTTGCCGCAGCCGAAACACGCTTGCAGGCTTACGTCAGCCAACGCCGTCGCCTCGGTATGGAAGTGTCAGAGTCGGCCATTCACGCGGCCTTGCACGTTGAAGGTGTCCGCAAGGTCGAGCTGGAAGACTGGGTTGATATCGTTGCGACCAAAGCTCAGGCGCCGTATTGCACCGGCACGACTGTCACGCGAGGTATCGAGTAA
- a CDS encoding phage tail protein I, which translates to MGAQQLLPGNATPLERQAAQALAQIQRVPIPLRQLCNPDTCPLALLPYLAWAFSVDRWDSKWTEAAKRSAIRSSHFIHSRKGTIGALRRVVEPLGYLIEVLEWWQTTPLGVPGTFAIKVGVLETGITEEMYQELTWLIDDARPVTRHLTGLAISLETTGVMNVFASVYEGDEIDVYPPVLRDIVTTGVIGAAGREESIDTVNVYPPSPGVIDLACYIGAAGREHSIDTLLAVGINAAASVTSPRINL; encoded by the coding sequence ATGGGCGCCCAGCAGCTGCTGCCGGGAAACGCCACGCCACTGGAACGCCAAGCAGCGCAAGCACTCGCGCAAATTCAGCGCGTGCCCATCCCTCTGCGCCAGCTCTGCAACCCCGACACTTGCCCGCTTGCACTGCTGCCATATCTGGCCTGGGCTTTTTCGGTTGATCGCTGGGATAGCAAATGGACCGAGGCCGCGAAACGGTCTGCCATTCGCTCATCCCACTTCATCCACTCTCGCAAGGGCACCATCGGCGCCCTGCGCCGCGTGGTTGAGCCGCTCGGTTATCTGATCGAAGTACTGGAATGGTGGCAAACCACCCCACTCGGTGTGCCAGGCACCTTCGCCATCAAAGTCGGCGTTCTGGAAACCGGTATCACCGAAGAGATGTACCAGGAGCTGACCTGGCTGATCGATGACGCCAGGCCAGTCACCCGCCACCTGACCGGCCTGGCTATCAGCCTTGAAACCACCGGAGTGATGAACGTCTTCGCCAGCGTTTACGAGGGCGATGAAATCGACGTCTACCCGCCAGTACTGCGGGACATCGTCACCACGGGCGTCATCGGCGCGGCCGGCCGAGAAGAATCCATCGACACCGTCAACGTTTACCCGCCGAGCCCCGGCGTCATCGACCTTGCCTGCTACATCGGCGCTGCCGGGCGGGAACACTCCATCGACACACTCTTGGCTGTCGGCATAAATGCAGCAGCGTCAGTAACGTCACCGCGCATCAACCTGTAG